In Serratia liquefaciens ATCC 27592, the genomic stretch ACTTTTTGTTGCGGCACAAAATCGCCAGCGACTTGAGAAACGGCAATCTGGGCAGTTCCGGTTCATTGTCTTCGCGGATCAGATCCAGTTCCTGTTGGCTCAGATTGGGGTGCTGCTGCGGCGAGTGATAGAACAACCACCACAACACTACCCAGATCAACGCCAGCGCGCCGGAGAACAAAAAAGCGCCCTGCCAGCCAAAGGAAACGTGGGCAATCACGATAATTGGCGGAGCCAGCATGGCGCCAATAGAGAAACCGACGCCCGCCCAACCGGCGGCGATCGGCCGCTCCTTTTTAGGGAACCAGTCGGATATCGCCTTGGCGTTGGCCGGTGTGGCCGCCGCTTCCGCCCCGCCCATAAAGAACCGCAGGATAGCCAGTTGAACCCAACTGCCCGCGCCGGCATGCAGCATGCAAACAACCGCCCAGATACTGGCGCAGATCAAAAAGCCCATCTTCAGGCCGATAACGTCGATCAGCCAGCCGCAGATCGGCTGAAATACCGTATAGGCCAGTTGGAACGATGCCACCACCCAGGAGTACTGCTCGGTGGTCATGTTGAGGCTGGTTTTCAGTTCAGGTGCCAGAATGCCCAGCGAATTACGGGTGATGTAGTTGACCGTTACGCCCAGTAAAAACAGCGCCAGCATCCACCAGCGCAGCGATTTGAACTTGCGCCGGCCGGTATCGGCGACCCTTTGATTAATTTCAACACTCATCTGTCTTCTCTCCACGACGGCTGCCCGGTGCAACAGCGCGCCTTTTGGTAGGGTACGTTTTGGTATCGAAGGTATGGGCCGTGGAAAACTGCGGTATGTCTGACAAAGACCAACGCATCACGTTCACAACCACATGATTTATTTTCGTTTTATTTATAATTCAGCCCATTAATTGGACTGATAAATCTATAAAGTTGGTATACCAATTCAGACTAACCAGCCGGAAGCGTGAGCGAAACGAGGTTTTTTGCAAAAATTCTCATGCATAGAATAAAAGCTCGCCATAATGGCGACAGAAGCCTGACAGTACGCTGAAAAAACACCGTGAAAATATTTTCATTACCGAATTTGAAGGAGATCACAGAATGAACGGAAAGCTGAAAATACAGGAAATTGCCCGGCAAACCGGGCTGTCGATCAGCACCGTTTCACGTGTATTAGCCGGTAAGTCCAATACCAGCGTCGAAGCTCGCCAAAAGGTGTTGGCCTGCGCTCAACAGAACGGCATTCTGCAGGGAATTTCCAGCGGCAGGCTGATGCTCAATAACGTGATGGTCTTCGCCCCCCAGCGCGCTTTTGATGTGCGCACCGATATCTTCTACTACAAGGTGATCCAGGGGATCTCCGCCGCATTAGCTGAGCATGAAGTGCGGATCCGCTATTGTGGGCTGGAAGAACTGCACAGCGACGGCGCGTTGTTTCTGGAAAAAATGAGCGATCCGCAAACTCAGGCAGCGCTAATTATCGGCATCGACGACGAACACATTCACCAGTTGGCCGCCGACCTGAATAAACCCTGCGTACTGATTAACTGCACCGACCGCCAGATGCGGCTCGACAGCGTGTCACCCGATCACCAACTGATTGGCGAGTTCTCCGCCAACTATCTGATGCAACAAGGGCATAGCCATATTTTGAATCTGCAATGCCTGCGCCGCCACACCATGGAACTGCGGCTGGCGGGTATTAAACAAGCCTATGCGCGGCACAATATCGCCTTTGACGACGGCCGCCATCTGGTGACTACTTCCGGCTTCGGCAGCGAAGAGGCCGAACAGGCGCTTACCACCTTTATCAACCGGGTGAGCCACCGCTCGCAGCTGCCAACGGCCATTCTTGCCGGTGGCGACTACATGGCGGTCGGCGCGGTCAAAGCACTGAACAAGCTGCAGCTGAGCGTGCCGGGGGATATCTCGGTGATGAGCACCGACGGCTTCAATCTGGCGGAAATTCACGACGTGCCGCTCACCTCGGTGCAGGTACCGCGCGACGAGCTGGGTTATGAGGCGATCCAACTGCTGCAACGCCGCATGCTGCGCGCCGATGCACCGCCTTGTAACCTGCTGCTGCACGGCAAACTGGCGGTACGCGCCTCGGTCAAACGCATCAGTCCCCATAAAACCAGCCCGGCGGTCAGCACCCATGACCACCGCCTTTACGATGTCTGAACTACACTTAGTGGCGCCCCGTTCATTTATTGAGGGCAATTTTTTGGTTCATCGCGTATTGGCGTGAACTAATGGATAACGGCAGTAATAATGTTTAGGTTTGTATTCGCCAAAACTCACCCTAAGCCACGTACAGAGTCTGCGAAGGAGGCGCGGTACCGTACTTCATCACGCAGCTGGCAGACGAGGCCTCAACTGCGCAGCGGGGACGCCGGTAAGGCCACAAAAAGGCTTCATGGATAGAGTAAATTTCCAGTTGGTGCGCCAGCTACCCGAGGATGGCCATCGCTCGGTGAGATATGTCGACGTTTATGTGGAATACAAAATCAAGAAAAACGGCTCCAAAGAGCCGTTCGTAAGGACGTTAGATTTACGACAATCCTGGCCTGCAGTGTTACTTGGTTACCTTCGCTAGCACCAGCATGCGCAAAACGTGCTTAATCTCATACTTTTGGGAACAGGAAGTTACTCAGGCTTCTCAAGCAATCCAAGCAACTCCATATCATAAAGCAAGTCCCTTTTTTCGTCATCAGAGATGTCTTTAATGAGAATACTCAAAGGCGTTTCGTTTATAATCAAATAGATACCATCACGAGTGATGTCTTCTGCTTTCTTCGGCCCTCTTCCGGCCCTTAAAATTAGAGTAAATACCTCGAACATTAGCTTTTCTATCGGCGAAAAAGGGGTATTTTCGCATTGATAGCTTGCATACCCAATTTCCAGGCCATCATAAGATGATTTTTCACCAGTCTTTTTATTAATGTAAAGTATGTTTCTACAGCAATCATAGAAACATCCTAATATCATTTCTCGTATTTCACCGTAAGTCATACGTTCTTCGTCCATTACTTCAACCTCCCAGGAATTAACATTACATTGTTGTTGTCAAGGACATCTATTTTGATCCCGGGGTATTTTTTCTGAAATTGATCCACGACGCCCAAACAACTCCCACATGCAGTACGTTCAGTAAAAATGGTGACTTTTCCCTTGGCTGCCACATTGTTACCCAGTTTATCAGCCAGGTTGTCCAGGATTTTGTACTCCGAGTCTGTATTTCGAGGTATTGGTTCACCCTTTGAATTGTTGATGGTGTTAAATTTAAAATTGCCGCTACCTTTCCCTATAAAGCCTTTGTCTGCTACGTCGACACGGCTGTGTGCAGCGAGTGTTTTCGGCATACCAGGAACATCGATTTTTGCAACGGCGGCATTCCCCGTCTTCCTGATATTTTGTGAAAACGGCGCCCTGGCATCCAACACCTGCTGTCTGAACGTAGCCGCCTGCTGAATGGTCTTCTCATTGACCAAATACCCTTTCCAGGCGTTGGTTGGCCCGACCAGTTTTGATGACAGATACTGGTTGCCGACATTTGCTTTACCCATACCGGCAAACGTACTGGCGATAGAAACTGCCATCACCGAGGCATTCACCCAGTTCGGTGACCACCCGGTCAGCTTGCTGATTTGCTCTATCTGTTGGTTTCGTGCAAACAGCTGGCCGTCGGTTATCTGGTCACCCAAGTCATACGTGAATAACTTTTCACTGTCATAACCGGCAAACGCCGGGTAGTTGCCGAAGCGCTGACGCTCTTTTTGCACCCAGTAGTTGGCAATAAGCCCATCTTCGTCCCGCGTTGACGGGTATTTCTTCATCAGGTCTTCAAACTGCTTGCGCTCTTCCGAGTTTAACGCTTCCTGCGTAGTACAGGCTACTTTTCGGCAAGATGCTGCCATCAGACGCGCTTCTTTTTCCTTGTCGCCCTTCGACAGCACTTTAATAGCGTTGAGTTCTTCCTGATGCAGCTGGCGATTGAAGCGTTCAACAAATTCACCCGCGTTTGCACCGCTGTTGGTACCCGAGGCTTTGCCGGTAGCTATAGCTCCCGCGAAGGCACCTGCAACACGGCTGATTTGTGACTGACGCTCCTGCCATCCTTCGGTTTTTACCAGGTTATCGTTGATGATCACCCCGGCCAGTTCCGCCGCCAATGCCCCAGCAGCGGCCCCTTTACCGTCTCCTCTGCCGATTTCCGCGCTGATTCCCGCTAGCACCACATGACTCACGGCCCGGCCCGGTACACCGAGAACCTGACCATTATCCCCTATCAGGTTGGCACCCTCAGCCTGAACCTGGCTGCCAATATTCGCCAGCAGCGCATTGGTCAAATTGTCTTTGAAGCTGCCGCCATTGATGGTCGTATTCAGGCTAGAGCTGATGACCGATTGCCCAGCCACACGCTGCGCCACCTTGCTCCAGTCGCCATTGCTCAGCTGTGGCAGCTTGACGTTGTTCGGGTTGAGCGGTTTGCCCGCCGCGTCCTTGCTCCAGCCCATCGCACTGTCGAAGCCGTTGAGCGCGCCCCCCACTGCCATTGCCGTGGCCGTCGCCTTCACGCTCTCGCTACTGCCCAGCACTTTCAGGGTTTTTGACAGATTGCCTCTGTTTTCGACCAGCGCCACCGCCGCCTGAGAGGCCAACGATGACATACCAGCCGTGACCGCGCCGCTGGTAACGGCGCCGCCGCCGATGGCCCCGGCGACATTACTGGCCGCCAGCGCCGTTAGCGAACTGCCCGCCGTCACTGCGGCTGCCGCGATGGCAATCACTGCCGCCACCGCCGGGTTCAGATGCTGGCTCTTGTAATCCCAGCTGTCGTAGGCGTCCTTGACCTTATTCCACTGCACGTCATTGCGCTTGTTCAGATCTTTGACCCAGGTGGTGCCCGGCGTGTTGCCCAGCGCATCGATGGCGCTTTGCAGTGCTTGGCCGTTTCTCACCTTCACGTCGGCGCTGACGCCTTTGGCGGCATCGACCGTCAACGTACCGCCAGTATGAATACTCGGCAGTACCCACTTATTGTCTTCGTACCCTTTGTTGGCCTGCTTGATGAAGAACCCTTTCGAATTAGTGACGGTCTGTTCGAAGTTGGTGTTTTTCACCGCACGGAAGTTGACCTGTCCGTGGGTACTGGTCAGTCGGGCATTCTTACCGGCCTCAATCTTGCTCGCCTCATAGGTGCTGTCGTCACGGCTCATCAGGGTGATATTGCCGGGGGAGGTAAACTCGGTCACCTTATTGGTCACGTCATGGCGGGTTTGCTTGACCTCAGTTTTTTTACCCCACCACTTGCGCTTGGTTTCCGTTTTCTCGTAGTGGCTGGACTCTTCCATCGCCTGGGCATAGAGATAGCCGCCCTTGGCGGCGATATCCATGGAACCGGTGCGGACCGCCAGCTCCCTGTTTCTGGCGTTTTCCTGATCCTTACGTTGCCTCTCCGCATCATACTGGCGCTGTCTTTCCGCCCGCGCCACATTCAGTTGATTTTCAGCAGCATTTTTTTCTTTCGTCGGCTGCGCGATCTGTTGCTGGGCCTGGTCGAATGCGTGTTGAGCCGTAGTGAACGCGTTCTGAGCGTTATTGACCGCGTTCTGCCTGTCTATCAGGCGTTGACGAATTTTGTCATATTCCTCGATGGTCGATTCTTTTATCGCGTTCCCGACTTTGACACCGTCTTGAGTCGGTGCCGAAACATCTCCCCATTGAAGAACATTATTGACAAACGCCCGGCCCCCTTCTTGCAATAACCGGTCGAGGTGTGCCTGGTTATCGATCAACGCCGAAGCGTCATAATTGGCGCCCCCTCCGCTATAGCTCGGCACTGAAACAAATCGGGACGACGACGAGGTAATGGGGTGTGCGCCAACATTGAACAACGATAAGGTATCAGGATGCTGTCGTGCGCTGTCCAACTCGCGCCGACGGTCATTCAGCTGACCTTCGGCCTGAGTCCGGTTATTCATCGCCTGGTCAAATCG encodes the following:
- a CDS encoding MFS transporter, producing MSVEINQRVADTGRRKFKSLRWWMLALFLLGVTVNYITRNSLGILAPELKTSLNMTTEQYSWVVASFQLAYTVFQPICGWLIDVIGLKMGFLICASIWAVVCMLHAGAGSWVQLAILRFFMGGAEAAATPANAKAISDWFPKKERPIAAGWAGVGFSIGAMLAPPIIVIAHVSFGWQGAFLFSGALALIWVVLWWLFYHSPQQHPNLSQQELDLIREDNEPELPRLPFLKSLAILCRNKKFYGIAIPAFLAEPAWAVFSFWVPLYLATERGMDLKHIAMFAWLPFLAADIGSVASGYLTTLYRKWFGCSRVNSVVASSVTGAFMMVSLAFVAITKDPYVAIALISIGGFGHQVISCMLSALVVESFDKNQMATVNGMRGSSAWIASFLFTLLIGAVSDTVGFNPLFIAMGFFDLIGALFLIALIAERGGKKTLNS
- a CDS encoding LacI family DNA-binding transcriptional regulator, which encodes MNGKLKIQEIARQTGLSISTVSRVLAGKSNTSVEARQKVLACAQQNGILQGISSGRLMLNNVMVFAPQRAFDVRTDIFYYKVIQGISAALAEHEVRIRYCGLEELHSDGALFLEKMSDPQTQAALIIGIDDEHIHQLAADLNKPCVLINCTDRQMRLDSVSPDHQLIGEFSANYLMQQGHSHILNLQCLRRHTMELRLAGIKQAYARHNIAFDDGRHLVTTSGFGSEEAEQALTTFINRVSHRSQLPTAILAGGDYMAVGAVKALNKLQLSVPGDISVMSTDGFNLAEIHDVPLTSVQVPRDELGYEAIQLLQRRMLRADAPPCNLLLHGKLAVRASVKRISPHKTSPAVSTHDHRLYDV